The following coding sequences are from one Candidatus Cloacimonadota bacterium window:
- the udk gene encoding uridine kinase: protein MKQNLIIGIAGGTGSGKTTLANRIIDELDEPNIVVIKQDAYYKSHENMTPEQRNKINFDHPDALDTKFLIQHISTLKNNQSIKMPVYDFKTHLRKKETVLIEPHKVIILEGILIFENKELRNLLDIKIFVDTDSDIRILRRLKRDINERGRTFESVYCQYVDTVRPMHLEFVEPSKKYADIIVPEGGLNPIAIDMIVSKIKSNLQESEEKC, encoded by the coding sequence ATGAAACAAAACTTAATTATTGGAATTGCTGGCGGCACTGGTTCTGGGAAAACTACTCTTGCTAACAGAATTATTGACGAACTTGATGAGCCAAATATCGTGGTTATCAAACAGGATGCATATTACAAATCTCATGAAAATATGACTCCGGAACAAAGAAATAAAATTAATTTTGACCATCCTGATGCATTAGATACGAAATTCCTTATCCAACATATTAGCACCTTAAAAAATAATCAGTCTATTAAAATGCCTGTATATGATTTCAAAACTCACCTTAGAAAAAAAGAAACTGTACTTATTGAACCCCACAAAGTAATAATTTTAGAAGGAATTCTTATCTTTGAAAATAAAGAATTGCGAAATTTATTGGATATAAAAATCTTTGTTGATACTGATTCAGATATAAGAATACTAAGAAGACTCAAACGGGATATCAATGAAAGAGGACGAACCTTTGAGTCAGTTTATTGTCAATATGTAGATACAGTCAGACCAATGCATTTGGAATTTGTTGAGCCCTCCAAAAAATATGCTGATATTATCGTGCCGGAAGGAGGACTTAATCCAATTGCAATTGATATGATAGTATCAAAAATAAAATCAAACTTGCAAGAAAGTGAGGAAAAATGTTAA